A section of the Marinoscillum sp. 108 genome encodes:
- a CDS encoding endo-1,4-beta-xylanase translates to MKDLKFLIISGVFFTLTMSCAQTEKKVGPTLRTAYADDFYIGAALGWGQILEKDSAESTLIRNEFSSLTPENAMKWMYVHPKPDTFNFEYTDKLVAMADRNDQFMVGHTLIWHNQTPEWVFRDEDNDLIDSTALFGRMKDHINAIMGRYQGKIGGYDVVNEALNDDGTFRESLFYQIGGVDFIYKAFEYAAMADPEAELYYNDYSMNRTEKCDGAVQLAKAIKAKGLRIDGIGMQGHWGLDRPTLEEIETSILKIGNAGLKVMITELDITVLPNPRNVEGADLSASFENNAEANPYKNGLPDSVQMALAQRYADLFELFHKHQDIITRVTLWGVHDGQSWKNNWPARGRTDYPLLFDRSLAPKPAHQAVLGVVGK, encoded by the coding sequence ATGAAGGATTTAAAATTTTTGATTATTTCCGGGGTGTTTTTTACCCTGACGATGTCCTGTGCTCAGACTGAGAAAAAGGTGGGACCGACTTTGCGTACCGCCTATGCGGACGATTTTTATATCGGAGCAGCCCTGGGCTGGGGACAAATCCTGGAGAAAGATTCTGCCGAATCTACACTTATCAGGAATGAGTTTAGTAGCCTCACTCCAGAGAATGCTATGAAGTGGATGTATGTGCACCCGAAGCCTGATACTTTCAACTTCGAGTATACGGATAAGTTAGTGGCGATGGCAGATAGAAATGATCAGTTCATGGTTGGGCATACGCTTATTTGGCACAATCAAACACCGGAATGGGTTTTTCGGGACGAAGACAATGATCTTATCGACAGCACGGCACTCTTTGGTCGGATGAAAGATCACATCAATGCCATTATGGGCCGCTATCAGGGCAAGATTGGAGGCTATGATGTGGTGAATGAGGCGCTCAATGATGATGGTACTTTTCGAGAGTCCTTGTTTTACCAAATCGGAGGAGTGGATTTCATATACAAGGCCTTTGAGTATGCAGCCATGGCTGATCCTGAGGCCGAACTTTATTACAATGATTATAGCATGAACAGGACAGAGAAGTGTGATGGTGCCGTGCAACTAGCTAAAGCGATTAAAGCTAAGGGCTTGCGGATAGATGGTATAGGGATGCAGGGTCATTGGGGATTAGACAGGCCAACTTTAGAGGAAATCGAGACCAGTATTTTGAAAATTGGGAATGCAGGACTAAAGGTGATGATCACCGAACTCGACATAACAGTGTTACCCAACCCACGAAATGTAGAAGGCGCCGATCTATCAGCCAGCTTTGAAAATAATGCAGAGGCAAACCCATACAAAAATGGCTTGCCTGATTCTGTGCAGATGGCTTTGGCTCAGAGATATGCGGACCTTTTCGAGCTGTTTCATAAGCATCAAGACATCATCACGAGGGTTACTTTGTGGGGAGTGCACGATGGGCAATCCTGGAAAAACAACTGGCCTGCGCGTGGTAGAACAGACTATCCGCTGTTGTTCGATAGATCTTTGGCTCCCAAACCAGCCCATCAAGCGGTGCTCGGAGTGGTCGGGAAGTAA
- a CDS encoding aldehyde dehydrogenase (NADP(+)), whose translation MGRNTFRAVNPATGDLLPISFYEATEAEVGSAVLKAEAAFQEYKEQSSEDRALFLEAIGDELWALGDELIERCMSETALPAARLNGERMRTINQLKMFASLVREGSWVDARIDTAIPDRQPLPRPDIRQMLVPLGPVGIFGASNFPLAFSVAGGDTASALAAGCPVVVKAHPLHPGTSEMVAQAIVSAANKTGMPDGVFSLVQGTSVEVGMAIVLHPRITAVGFTGSFRGGKALFDAANQRNTPIPVFAEMGSSNPIFLLPGAVSARGEGLASGLVGSLNMGVGQFCTNPGLVIASESTETSQLLEAMGDLVSKTASGTMLSEGIKDNYEAGVNRLTSFPGVEIVSEGISGQGKNQVPSKIFKTKATDFLGQSGLEEEVFGPSTLSVIAEGKDQMLEVARKMQGHLTATIHGTDADLEEYKDLIHILERKVGRLLFNGYPTGVEVGQAMVHGGPYPATTAPQSTSVGTGAIKRFVRPVCYQDFPQASLPLALRDHNPLNIWRLINGELKKK comes from the coding sequence ATGGGTAGGAACACTTTTCGGGCCGTTAATCCGGCTACCGGAGACCTGTTACCCATCAGCTTTTATGAAGCTACAGAAGCTGAAGTAGGTAGTGCAGTATTGAAAGCTGAAGCCGCCTTTCAGGAATATAAAGAGCAGTCTTCAGAGGATCGGGCGCTTTTCCTTGAGGCCATTGGGGATGAGCTTTGGGCTTTGGGCGATGAGCTGATCGAACGCTGTATGTCAGAGACTGCTCTTCCCGCCGCACGCCTGAACGGAGAGCGGATGCGTACCATCAACCAGCTCAAAATGTTTGCCAGCCTTGTCCGTGAGGGCTCCTGGGTGGATGCGCGCATTGATACGGCAATCCCCGATAGACAACCTCTTCCCCGGCCAGATATCAGGCAGATGCTGGTTCCTTTGGGACCGGTGGGCATTTTTGGAGCGAGTAACTTCCCGTTGGCCTTTTCTGTAGCCGGAGGGGATACGGCCTCTGCCCTGGCAGCGGGCTGTCCCGTGGTAGTGAAGGCACATCCGTTGCACCCGGGTACCTCTGAGATGGTAGCTCAAGCCATTGTGAGTGCAGCCAATAAAACAGGTATGCCTGACGGTGTTTTCTCTCTGGTACAAGGGACCTCAGTGGAGGTCGGAATGGCTATTGTGTTGCACCCCAGGATTACGGCTGTTGGATTTACTGGCTCCTTTCGGGGAGGAAAAGCGCTCTTCGATGCAGCGAATCAGCGTAATACTCCAATTCCCGTCTTTGCTGAAATGGGAAGCTCTAATCCGATATTCCTATTACCAGGAGCCGTGAGCGCTCGTGGTGAAGGTCTGGCTTCAGGTCTGGTTGGCTCATTGAATATGGGGGTAGGCCAGTTTTGTACCAATCCTGGGTTGGTGATCGCTAGTGAATCGACAGAAACAAGTCAGCTTTTGGAAGCAATGGGAGACCTGGTTTCTAAAACTGCCTCAGGTACTATGCTATCTGAAGGAATCAAGGATAACTATGAGGCCGGGGTGAACAGGTTGACATCTTTTCCAGGGGTGGAGATAGTTTCCGAAGGAATTTCCGGACAGGGTAAAAACCAGGTACCGTCCAAAATTTTCAAAACAAAAGCAACTGATTTCTTAGGGCAGTCGGGTCTTGAGGAAGAGGTGTTTGGCCCGTCCACTTTGAGTGTCATAGCTGAGGGAAAAGACCAAATGCTGGAGGTAGCAAGAAAAATGCAGGGACATTTGACCGCCACCATCCATGGTACCGATGCAGACCTGGAGGAATACAAAGACCTGATTCATATTTTGGAACGAAAGGTGGGACGACTACTATTCAACGGTTACCCAACAGGGGTTGAGGTGGGGCAAGCTATGGTCCATGGAGGTCCTTACCCGGCTACCACAGCACCTCAGTCCACCTCCGTAGGGACAGGGGCCATCAAAAGATTTGTGAGGCCGGTATGTTACCAGGATTTCCCACAGGCCTCCTTGCCCTTAGCGTTGAGGGATCATAACCCGCTCAATATCTGGAGGTTGATAAATGGTGAATTAAAGAAAAAATAA